In Mycobacterium tuberculosis H37Rv, a single window of DNA contains:
- the fadD15 gene encoding long-chain-fatty-acid--CoA ligase FadD15 (fatty-acid-CoA synthetase (fatty-acid-CoA synthase)) encodes MREISVPAPFTVGEHDNVAAMVFEHERDDPDYVIYQRLIDGVWTDVTCAEAANQIRAAALGLISLGVQAGDRVVIFSATRYEWAILDFAILAVGAVTVPTYETSSAEQVRWVLQDSEAVVLFAETDSHATMVAELSGSVPALREVLQIAGSGPNALDRLTEAGASVDPAELTARLAALRSTDPATLIYTSGTTGRPKGCQLTQSNLVHEIKGARAYHPTLLRKGERLLVFLPLAHVLARAISMAAFHSKVTVGFTSDIKNLLPMLAVFKPTVVVSVPRVFEKVYNTAEQNAANAGKGRIFAIAAQTAVDWSEACDRGGPGLLLRAKHAVFDRLVYRKLRAALGGNCRAAVSGGAPLGARLGHFYRGAGLTIYEGYGLSGTSGGVAISQFNDLKIGTVGKPVPGNSLRIADDGELLVRGGVVFSGYWRNEQATTEAFTDGWFKTGDLGAVDEDGFLTITGRKKEIIVTAGGKNVAPAVLEDQLRAHPLISQAVVVGDAKPFIGALITIDPEAFEGWKQRNSKTAGASVGDLATDPDLIAEIDAAVKQANLAVSHAESIRKFRILPVDFTEDTGELTPTMKVKRKVVAEKFASDIEAIYNKE; translated from the coding sequence GTGCGTGAGATTAGCGTCCCCGCCCCATTCACTGTCGGCGAGCACGACAACGTCGCGGCCATGGTGTTCGAGCATGAACGTGACGATCCCGACTACGTCATCTATCAACGCCTGATCGACGGCGTCTGGACCGATGTCACGTGTGCGGAGGCAGCCAACCAGATTCGTGCCGCGGCTCTCGGTTTGATTTCACTGGGGGTGCAGGCCGGCGATCGGGTAGTCATCTTCTCTGCCACCCGCTACGAGTGGGCGATCCTCGATTTCGCGATTCTGGCTGTGGGTGCGGTCACCGTACCGACCTACGAGACCTCGTCAGCGGAGCAGGTGCGCTGGGTTTTACAAGACTCCGAAGCGGTGGTGTTGTTCGCCGAAACCGACTCACACGCGACAATGGTCGCCGAACTCTCCGGCAGCGTGCCCGCCCTGCGGGAGGTACTGCAGATCGCCGGTTCGGGTCCCAACGCGCTCGATCGGCTCACGGAGGCGGGCGCCTCGGTCGACCCGGCCGAGCTAACCGCCCGCCTCGCCGCACTACGGTCGACGGACCCGGCGACGCTTATCTACACCTCGGGCACCACCGGACGACCCAAGGGCTGCCAGTTGACCCAATCCAACCTGGTTCACGAGATTAAGGGCGCCAGGGCATATCACCCGACGCTGCTGCGCAAGGGTGAGCGGCTGCTGGTTTTCCTGCCGCTAGCTCATGTGCTGGCGCGCGCGATCAGTATGGCCGCCTTCCACTCCAAAGTCACCGTGGGATTCACCAGCGACATCAAGAATCTGCTGCCGATGTTGGCGGTGTTCAAGCCGACGGTGGTGGTGTCGGTGCCGAGGGTGTTCGAGAAGGTGTACAACACCGCCGAGCAGAACGCCGCCAACGCCGGCAAAGGGCGAATCTTCGCGATCGCCGCGCAGACCGCGGTCGACTGGAGCGAAGCTTGCGACCGCGGCGGACCGGGGCTGCTACTGCGCGCCAAGCACGCGGTGTTCGACCGGCTGGTCTACCGCAAGCTGCGTGCGGCACTGGGTGGCAACTGCCGCGCCGCCGTCTCCGGCGGCGCGCCGCTGGGTGCGCGGCTTGGTCACTTCTATCGCGGCGCCGGTCTCACCATCTACGAGGGATACGGCCTGAGCGGGACCAGTGGGGGCGTCGCCATCAGCCAGTTCAATGATCTAAAGATCGGAACTGTCGGAAAGCCGGTGCCCGGCAACAGTCTACGCATCGCCGACGATGGCGAGCTGCTGGTGCGCGGTGGCGTGGTATTCAGCGGCTACTGGCGCAACGAGCAGGCTACCACCGAGGCATTCACCGACGGCTGGTTCAAGACCGGTGATCTCGGTGCGGTGGACGAAGACGGGTTCTTGACGATCACCGGCCGCAAGAAAGAAATTATCGTCACCGCGGGCGGTAAAAATGTCGCCCCCGCTGTGCTGGAAGACCAGCTGCGGGCCCACCCACTGATCAGCCAGGCGGTGGTGGTTGGGGACGCCAAGCCCTTCATCGGCGCGTTAATCACCATCGACCCTGAGGCATTCGAGGGCTGGAAGCAACGCAACAGCAAGACAGCTGGCGCGTCGGTGGGCGATTTGGCCACCGACCCCGATCTGATTGCCGAGATCGACGCGGCCGTCAAACAGGCCAATCTTGCGGTGTCACATGCCGAGTCGATCCGCAAGTTCCGAATACTGCCCGTCGACTTCACCGAGGACACCGGCGAGCTGACCCCGACAATGAAGGTCAAACGCAAGGTGGTGGCCGAGAAGTTCGCTTCCGATATCGAGGCGATCTACAACAAGGAATAG
- the pimB gene encoding alpha-(1-6)-phosphatidylinositol monomannoside mannosyltransferase (GDP-mannose-dependent), with amino-acid sequence MSRVLLVTNDFPPRRGGIQSYLGEFVGRLVGSRAHAMTVYAPQWKGADAFDDAARAAGYRVVRHPSTVMLPGPTVDVRMRRLIAEHDIETVWFGAAAPLALLAPRARLAGASRVLASTHGHEVGWSMLPVARSVLRRIGDGTDVVTFVSSYTRSRFASAFGPAASLEYLPPGVDTDRFRPDPAARAELRKRYRLGERPTVVCLSRLVPRKGQDTLVTALPSIRRRVDGAALVIVGGGPYLETLRKLAHDCGVADHVTFTGGVATDELPAHHALADVFAMPCRTRGAGMDVEGLGIVFLEASAAGVPVIAGNSGGAPETVQHNKTGLVVDGRSVDRVADAVAELLIDRDRAVAMGAAGREWVTAQWRWDTLAAKLADFLRGDDAAR; translated from the coding sequence GTGAGCCGGGTCCTGTTGGTAACTAACGACTTTCCACCCCGACGCGGGGGCATCCAGTCCTATCTGGGGGAGTTCGTCGGTCGGCTGGTCGGCTCCCGAGCGCATGCGATGACAGTGTATGCACCGCAGTGGAAAGGCGCCGACGCCTTCGACGACGCAGCCCGTGCTGCCGGTTACCGGGTGGTGCGCCATCCCAGCACGGTGATGCTGCCGGGTCCAACGGTCGATGTCCGGATGCGCCGGCTGATCGCCGAGCACGACATCGAAACCGTCTGGTTCGGTGCGGCCGCACCGCTGGCCCTGCTGGCCCCGCGTGCCCGGCTGGCTGGAGCTAGCCGGGTGTTGGCCAGCACGCACGGCCACGAAGTGGGCTGGTCGATGCTTCCGGTCGCTCGATCGGTGCTACGCCGCATCGGCGACGGCACCGACGTGGTGACTTTCGTCAGCAGCTACACGCGGTCCCGGTTTGCTTCTGCGTTCGGGCCCGCGGCTTCGTTGGAATACCTACCGCCGGGAGTGGACACCGACCGGTTCCGCCCCGATCCGGCCGCACGCGCCGAGTTGCGGAAGCGCTATCGGCTAGGCGAGCGGCCCACGGTAGTGTGTCTGTCGCGGTTGGTGCCGCGCAAAGGCCAGGACACCCTGGTCACGGCGCTCCCGTCGATCCGGCGTCGCGTTGATGGAGCCGCGTTGGTGATTGTCGGCGGCGGTCCATATCTAGAGACGTTGCGCAAGCTGGCTCACGACTGTGGGGTGGCCGACCACGTGACGTTCACCGGCGGCGTGGCAACCGACGAACTTCCCGCCCACCACGCACTGGCCGACGTGTTCGCCATGCCATGCCGCACCCGCGGCGCCGGGATGGACGTCGAGGGCTTGGGCATCGTGTTCCTCGAAGCCTCCGCCGCCGGCGTGCCGGTAATCGCCGGCAATTCTGGCGGAGCGCCGGAAACGGTGCAGCACAACAAGACTGGGCTAGTGGTCGACGGTAGGTCGGTGGACCGGGTGGCCGACGCCGTGGCCGAGTTGCTGATCGATCGGGATCGGGCCGTCGCGATGGGCGCCGCCGGCCGAGAATGGGTCACGGCGCAGTGGCGTTGGGACACGCTGGCCGCCAAGCTAGCAGATTTTCTGCGCGGCGACGATGCGGCCCGTTGA
- a CDS encoding endopeptidase, which translates to MRLDQRWLIARVIMRSAIGFFASFTVSSGVLAANVLADPADDALAKLNELSRQAEQTTEALHSAQLDLNEKLAAQRAADQKLADNRTALDAARARLATFQTAVNKVAAATYMGGRTHGMDAILTAESPQLLIDRLSVQRVMAHQMSTQMARFKAAGEQAVKAEQAAAKSAADARSAAEQAAAVRANLQHKQSQLQVQIAVVKSQYVALTPEERTALADPGPVPAVAAIAPGAPPAALPPGAPPGDGPAPGVAPPPGGMPGLPFVQPDGAGGDRTAVVQAALTQVGAPYAWGGAAPGGFDCSGLVMWAFQQAGIALPHSSQALAHGGQPVALSDLQPGDVLTFYSDASHAGIYIGDGLMVHSSTYGVPVRVVPMDSSGPIYDARRY; encoded by the coding sequence TTGAGGCTCGACCAGAGGTGGTTGATCGCGCGTGTAATCATGCGGTCCGCCATAGGTTTCTTTGCGAGCTTCACCGTCTCCTCCGGCGTCCTGGCCGCGAATGTGCTGGCTGATCCGGCCGACGACGCGCTGGCCAAGCTCAACGAGTTATCCCGGCAGGCCGAGCAGACCACCGAGGCGCTGCACAGTGCGCAGCTGGATCTCAACGAAAAGCTCGCTGCCCAGCGGGCCGCCGACCAGAAGCTTGCGGACAACAGAACGGCCTTGGATGCTGCGAGAGCACGCTTGGCGACTTTTCAGACGGCGGTGAACAAGGTCGCGGCCGCTACCTACATGGGTGGTCGTACCCACGGCATGGATGCGATCCTGACGGCGGAGTCCCCGCAACTGTTGATCGATCGGCTATCGGTACAGCGGGTGATGGCGCATCAAATGTCCACGCAGATGGCCCGTTTCAAGGCCGCTGGAGAACAGGCCGTCAAGGCCGAGCAGGCTGCAGCCAAATCGGCGGCCGATGCCAGGTCCGCGGCCGAGCAAGCTGCCGCGGTACGAGCGAATCTGCAGCACAAACAGAGCCAGCTGCAGGTGCAGATTGCCGTCGTCAAGTCGCAATACGTCGCGTTGACGCCGGAGGAGCGCACGGCCCTCGCTGATCCAGGACCGGTCCCGGCGGTTGCTGCGATCGCCCCCGGGGCCCCACCTGCGGCGTTGCCGCCCGGTGCGCCGCCTGGCGACGGCCCGGCGCCTGGCGTGGCGCCGCCGCCTGGTGGGATGCCCGGATTGCCTTTCGTGCAGCCCGACGGCGCTGGCGGCGACCGTACGGCCGTTGTCCAAGCGGCGTTGACGCAGGTCGGCGCGCCCTACGCGTGGGGTGGTGCCGCGCCCGGCGGGTTCGACTGCTCAGGCTTGGTGATGTGGGCGTTCCAGCAGGCTGGTATCGCGTTACCGCACTCCAGCCAGGCGCTGGCTCACGGTGGTCAGCCGGTCGCGTTGTCGGATCTGCAGCCCGGCGACGTGTTGACCTTCTATTCCGACGCGTCACACGCAGGCATCTACATCGGTGATGGTCTTATGGTTCATTCCTCCACCTACGGTGTTCCGGTGCGGGTGGTGCCGATGGACTCGTCGGGGCCGATCTACGACGCCCGCCGTTACTGA
- the trpD gene encoding anthranilate phosphoribosyltransferase, producing the protein MALSAEGSSGGSRGGSPKAEAASVPSWPQILGRLTDNRDLARGQAAWAMDQIMTGNARPAQIAAFAVAMTMKAPTADEVGELAGVMLSHAHPLPADTVPDDAVDVVGTGGDGVNTVNLSTMAAIVVAAAGVPVVKHGNRAASSLSGGADTLEALGVRIDLGPDLVARSLAEVGIGFCFAPRFHPSYRHAAAVRREIGVPTVFNLLGPLTNPARPRAGLIGCAFADLAEVMAGVFAARRSSVLVVHGDDGLDELTTTTTSTIWRVAAGSVDKLTFDPAGFGFARAQLDQLAGGDAQANAAAVRAVLGGARGPVRDAVVLNAAGAIVAHAGLSSRAEWLPAWEEGLRRASAAIDTGAAEQLLARWVRFGRQI; encoded by the coding sequence GTGGCGCTGTCAGCTGAGGGTTCTTCGGGGGGATCTCGCGGGGGCTCGCCGAAAGCAGAAGCCGCATCGGTGCCGTCCTGGCCGCAGATTTTGGGGCGGTTGACCGACAACCGCGATCTGGCGCGGGGCCAGGCTGCCTGGGCCATGGACCAGATCATGACCGGCAATGCGCGGCCGGCGCAGATCGCCGCCTTCGCGGTGGCGATGACGATGAAGGCTCCGACCGCCGACGAAGTCGGTGAGCTCGCTGGCGTCATGCTCAGCCACGCGCATCCGTTGCCCGCCGATACGGTCCCCGACGACGCCGTCGACGTCGTCGGCACCGGTGGCGACGGAGTCAACACGGTGAACCTATCCACCATGGCGGCGATTGTGGTGGCGGCTGCGGGTGTGCCGGTGGTCAAGCACGGCAACCGAGCGGCGTCCTCGTTGTCCGGTGGCGCCGACACGCTGGAGGCGCTGGGGGTGCGCATCGACCTGGGACCCGACCTGGTCGCGCGCAGCCTCGCGGAGGTTGGGATCGGGTTCTGCTTCGCGCCGCGGTTCCATCCCTCCTACCGGCACGCGGCCGCGGTACGCCGCGAGATCGGTGTGCCCACCGTGTTCAATCTTCTCGGGCCGCTGACCAATCCGGCCCGGCCCCGGGCTGGACTGATCGGATGCGCGTTCGCCGACCTCGCCGAAGTGATGGCCGGGGTGTTTGCTGCGCGCCGGTCCAGTGTGCTGGTGGTACACGGCGACGATGGGCTGGACGAGTTGACCACCACCACCACGAGCACGATCTGGCGCGTTGCGGCGGGCAGCGTGGATAAGTTGACGTTTGATCCCGCCGGATTCGGGTTTGCGCGCGCCCAGCTTGACCAGCTGGCTGGAGGCGATGCGCAAGCCAACGCGGCCGCGGTGCGCGCGGTGTTGGGCGGTGCCAGGGGCCCGGTCCGGGACGCTGTGGTGCTCAACGCCGCCGGTGCGATCGTCGCCCACGCCGGATTATCCAGCCGTGCTGAATGGCTGCCGGCCTGGGAGGAGGGGTTGCGGCGGGCCAGTGCGGCAATCGACACCGGTGCGGCCGAACAGTTGCTCGCGCGATGGGTGCGGTTCGGTCGGCAGATCTGA
- the ctaE gene encoding cytochrome C oxidase subunit III: MTSAVGTSGTAITSRVHSLNRPNMVSVGTIVWLSSELMFFAGLFAFYFSARAQAGGNWPPPPTELNLYQAVPVTLVLIASSFTCQMGVFAAERGDIFGLRRWYVITFLMGLFFVLGQAYEYRNLMSHGTSIPSSAYGSVFYLATGFHGLHVTGGLIAFIFLLVRTGMSKFTPAQATASIVVSYYWHFVDIVWIALFTVIYFIR; this comes from the coding sequence GTGACGAGTGCTGTTGGGACCTCGGGTACTGCCATCACATCGCGCGTGCATTCGCTGAATCGGCCCAACATGGTCAGTGTCGGCACCATAGTGTGGCTATCCAGTGAATTAATGTTCTTTGCTGGGCTGTTCGCGTTCTATTTCTCGGCACGAGCTCAGGCCGGCGGGAATTGGCCGCCGCCACCGACAGAACTGAATCTGTACCAGGCCGTCCCGGTCACGCTGGTCCTGATTGCCTCGTCGTTCACCTGCCAGATGGGCGTGTTCGCGGCCGAACGCGGCGACATCTTCGGGCTGCGCCGCTGGTATGTGATCACATTCCTGATGGGCCTGTTCTTCGTTCTGGGCCAGGCCTACGAGTATCGCAACCTGATGTCGCACGGGACGAGCATCCCCAGCAGCGCATACGGCAGCGTGTTCTATCTGGCCACCGGATTCCATGGACTGCACGTCACCGGCGGCCTCATCGCCTTCATCTTCCTGCTGGTACGCACTGGGATGAGCAAATTTACTCCGGCGCAGGCCACAGCCAGCATCGTCGTCTCTTACTACTGGCATTTCGTCGACATCGTGTGGATCGCGCTATTCACCGTGATCTATTTCATCCGATGA
- the qcrC gene encoding ubiquinol-cytochrome C reductase cytochrome subunit C (Ubiquinol-cytochrome C reductase cytochrome C subunit) produces MTKLGFTRSGGSKSGRTRRRLRRRLSGGVLLLIALTIAGGLAAVLTPTPQVAVADESSSALLRTGKQLFDTSCVSCHGANLQGVPDHGPSLIGVGEAAVYFQVSTGRMPAMRGEAQAPRKDPIFDEAQIDAIGAYVQANGGGPTVVRNPDGSIATQSLRGNDLGRGGDLFRLNCASCHNFTGKGGALSSGKYAPDLAPANEQQILTAMLTGPQNMPKFSNRQLSFEAKKDIIAYVKVATEARQPGGYLLGGFGPAPEGMAMWIIGMVAAIGLALWIGARS; encoded by the coding sequence TTGACGAAACTGGGGTTCACCCGATCCGGTGGCAGTAAGAGTGGTCGCACGCGACGGCGCCTGCGCCGCCGATTGTCCGGCGGAGTGTTGCTGCTGATAGCGCTGACCATCGCCGGTGGATTGGCAGCTGTGCTGACCCCTACCCCACAGGTGGCCGTCGCCGACGAATCCTCCTCGGCGTTGCTGCGCACCGGCAAACAACTTTTCGACACCTCGTGTGTGTCCTGCCATGGCGCCAACCTGCAGGGCGTGCCCGACCACGGGCCGAGTCTGATCGGGGTCGGCGAGGCCGCCGTCTACTTCCAGGTGTCGACCGGCCGGATGCCGGCCATGCGCGGCGAGGCACAGGCGCCGCGCAAAGATCCGATCTTCGACGAAGCACAGATCGACGCGATCGGCGCCTACGTGCAAGCCAATGGCGGTGGGCCGACGGTGGTACGTAACCCCGATGGCAGCATTGCAACGCAGTCGCTACGTGGCAACGACCTGGGCCGCGGCGGCGACTTGTTCCGGCTCAACTGCGCCTCGTGTCACAACTTCACCGGCAAGGGCGGAGCATTGTCGTCCGGCAAATACGCACCCGACCTTGCGCCCGCCAATGAACAGCAAATCCTCACCGCGATGCTGACGGGTCCACAGAACATGCCGAAGTTCTCCAACCGCCAGCTCTCCTTCGAAGCGAAAAAGGACATCATTGCCTACGTGAAGGTCGCCACCGAGGCGCGGCAGCCCGGTGGTTACCTACTCGGCGGATTCGGACCCGCACCCGAAGGCATGGCCATGTGGATCATCGGAATGGTCGCCGCGATCGGGCTGGCACTGTGGATTGGGGCGCGATCATGA
- the qcrA gene encoding ubiquinol-cytochrome C reductase rieske iron-sulfur subunit yields MSRADDDAVGVPPTCGGRSDEEERRIVPGPNPQDGAKDGAKATAVPREPDEAALAAMSNQELLALGGKLDGVRIAYKEPRWPVEGTKAEKRAERSVAVWLLLGGVFGLALLLIFLFWPWEFKAADGESDFIYSLTTPLYGLTFGLSILSIAIGAVLYQKRFIPEEISIQERHDGASREIDRKTVVANLTDAFEGSTIRRRKLIGLSFGVGMGAFGLGTLVAFAGGLIKNPWKPVVPTAEGKKAVLWTSGWTPRYQGETIYLARATGTEDGPPFIKMRPEDMDAGGMETVFPWRESDGDGTTVESHHKLQEIAMGIRNPVMLIRIKPSDLGRVVKRKGQESFNFGEFFAFTKVCSHLGCPSSLYEQQSYRILCPCHQSQFDALHFAKPIFGPAARALAQLPITIDTDGYLVANGDFVEPVGPAFWERTTT; encoded by the coding sequence ATGAGCCGCGCCGACGACGATGCAGTGGGGGTACCACCCACTTGCGGGGGACGAAGCGATGAGGAGGAGCGGCGCATAGTGCCCGGACCTAACCCGCAAGACGGGGCCAAAGACGGGGCTAAGGCAACCGCCGTCCCCCGTGAACCGGACGAAGCCGCGCTGGCCGCGATGTCCAACCAGGAGCTGCTCGCATTGGGCGGCAAGCTGGATGGTGTCCGGATCGCCTACAAAGAGCCCCGCTGGCCGGTCGAGGGCACCAAAGCCGAGAAGCGCGCCGAGCGTTCAGTGGCGGTGTGGCTTTTGCTAGGTGGCGTGTTCGGACTGGCGCTGTTGCTGATCTTCCTGTTCTGGCCGTGGGAGTTCAAGGCGGCGGATGGCGAAAGCGACTTCATCTACTCGCTGACTACCCCGCTCTACGGCCTGACTTTCGGATTGTCCATCCTGTCGATCGCCATCGGCGCCGTGTTGTATCAGAAAAGGTTTATTCCCGAAGAGATTTCAATCCAGGAACGTCACGATGGCGCTTCGCGGGAGATCGACCGCAAGACGGTGGTGGCGAACCTGACCGACGCGTTCGAGGGCTCGACGATCCGACGGCGCAAGCTGATCGGGCTGTCCTTCGGCGTGGGCATGGGTGCGTTCGGGCTAGGCACCTTGGTCGCGTTTGCTGGTGGCCTCATCAAGAACCCCTGGAAGCCGGTTGTCCCCACCGCCGAGGGCAAAAAGGCGGTGCTCTGGACGTCGGGTTGGACCCCCCGCTACCAGGGCGAGACGATCTATCTGGCGCGCGCCACCGGCACGGAGGACGGACCACCGTTCATCAAAATGCGCCCGGAGGATATGGACGCCGGTGGAATGGAGACCGTTTTTCCCTGGCGGGAGTCCGACGGCGACGGCACCACCGTCGAATCACACCATAAGCTGCAGGAAATCGCGATGGGTATCCGTAACCCGGTGATGCTCATCCGGATCAAACCCAGTGACCTGGGCCGCGTGGTCAAGCGCAAGGGCCAGGAGAGTTTCAACTTCGGCGAATTCTTCGCGTTCACCAAGGTCTGCTCTCATTTGGGTTGCCCGTCATCGCTGTACGAGCAGCAGAGCTACCGAATCCTGTGCCCTTGTCACCAGTCGCAGTTCGACGCATTGCATTTCGCTAAGCCGATCTTCGGTCCAGCGGCCCGCGCCTTGGCGCAACTGCCGATCACGATCGACACGGACGGGTATCTGGTCGCCAACGGTGACTTTGTCGAGCCCGTCGGACCAGCATTCTGGGAGCGAACAACAACATGA
- the qcrB gene encoding ubiquinol-cytochrome C reductase cytochrome subunit B — protein sequence MSPKLSPPNIGEVLARQAEDIDTRYHPSAALRRQLNKVFPTHWSFLLGEIALYSFVVLLITGVYLTLFFDPSMVDVTYNGVYQPLRGVEMSRAYQSALDISFEVRGGLFVRQIHHWAALMFAAAIMVHLARIFFTGAFRRPRETNWVIGSLLLILAMFEGYFGYSLPDDLLSGLGLRAALSSITLGMPVIGTWLHWALFGGDFPGTILIPRLYALHILLLPGIILALIGLHLALVWFQKHTQFPGPGRTEHNVVGVRVMPVFAFKSGAFFAAIVGVLGLMGGLLQINPIWNLGPYKPSQVSAGSQPDFYMMWTEGLARIWPPWEFYFWHHTIPAPVWVAVIMGLVFVLLPAYPFLEKRFTGDYAHHNLLQRPRDVPVRTAIGAMAIAFYMVLTLAAMNDIIALKFHISLNATTWIGRIGMVILPPFVYFITYRWCIGLQRSDRSVLEHGVETGIIKRLPHGAYIELHQPLGPVDEHGHPIPLQYQGAPLPKRMNKLGSAGSPGSGSFLFADSAAEDAALREAGHAAEQRALAALREHQDSIMGSPDGEH from the coding sequence ATGAGTCCGAAACTGAGTCCGCCGAACATTGGTGAGGTCCTGGCCCGCCAAGCCGAAGACATCGACACCCGGTATCACCCCTCGGCGGCGCTGCGTCGTCAGCTCAACAAGGTCTTCCCGACCCACTGGTCGTTCTTGCTCGGCGAGATCGCTCTGTACAGCTTCGTGGTCCTGCTGATCACCGGCGTGTATTTGACGCTGTTTTTCGATCCGTCCATGGTCGACGTCACCTACAACGGTGTCTATCAACCGCTGCGGGGCGTCGAGATGTCGCGTGCCTACCAGTCCGCGCTGGACATTTCCTTCGAGGTGCGCGGTGGCCTGTTCGTGCGCCAGATCCATCACTGGGCCGCTTTGATGTTCGCGGCGGCAATCATGGTGCACCTGGCACGCATCTTTTTCACCGGAGCGTTCCGGCGGCCCCGCGAGACCAACTGGGTGATCGGTTCGCTGTTGTTGATCCTGGCGATGTTCGAGGGCTATTTCGGCTACTCACTGCCTGACGACCTGCTGTCGGGACTCGGTCTGCGCGCGGCACTCTCGTCGATCACGCTGGGTATGCCGGTAATCGGGACCTGGCTGCACTGGGCGCTGTTTGGCGGTGACTTCCCCGGCACCATCTTGATCCCCAGGCTCTACGCCCTGCACATTTTACTGTTGCCGGGGATCATCTTGGCGCTGATCGGGCTGCATCTGGCGTTGGTGTGGTTCCAGAAGCACACCCAGTTCCCCGGCCCGGGCCGCACCGAGCACAACGTCGTCGGCGTGCGGGTGATGCCGGTGTTCGCGTTCAAGTCCGGCGCATTTTTCGCGGCTATCGTCGGTGTTCTGGGCCTGATGGGCGGCCTGCTGCAGATCAACCCGATCTGGAATCTGGGGCCCTACAAGCCATCACAGGTGTCGGCGGGCTCGCAGCCAGACTTCTACATGATGTGGACCGAGGGTCTGGCCCGGATCTGGCCGCCGTGGGAGTTCTACTTCTGGCATCACACCATTCCCGCCCCGGTCTGGGTCGCCGTGATCATGGGCCTGGTTTTCGTCCTGCTACCCGCCTACCCATTCCTGGAGAAGCGGTTTACCGGCGACTACGCGCATCACAACCTGTTGCAGCGGCCACGGGACGTTCCGGTGCGCACCGCGATCGGCGCCATGGCGATCGCCTTCTATATGGTGCTCACTCTCGCGGCGATGAACGACATCATCGCGTTGAAGTTCCATATTTCGCTGAATGCAACCACGTGGATTGGCCGCATCGGCATGGTGATTCTGCCGCCGTTCGTCTACTTCATCACATATCGGTGGTGTATCGGATTGCAGCGCAGCGATCGGTCGGTGCTCGAGCACGGCGTCGAGACCGGCATCATCAAGCGGCTGCCCCATGGCGCCTACATCGAGCTGCATCAGCCCCTCGGCCCGGTCGACGAGCATGGCCACCCGATACCGCTTCAGTATCAGGGAGCGCCGCTGCCCAAGCGAATGAACAAGCTGGGCTCGGCCGGATCGCCGGGTAGTGGCAGTTTTCTGTTCGCCGACTCCGCGGCAGAGGATGCGGCGCTGCGCGAGGCAGGGCACGCCGCCGAACAACGTGCCCTTGCCGCACTGCGCGAACACCAGGACAGCATCATGGGTTCGCCAGACGGCGAGCACTAG
- a CDS encoding transmembrane protein (A core mycobacterial gene; conserved in mycobacterial strains (See Marmiesse et al., 2004 PMID:14766927).): MVSRYSAYRRGPDVISPDVIDRILVGACAAVWLVFTGVSVAAAVALMDLGRGFHEMAGNPHTTWVLYAVIVVSALVIVGAIPVLLRARRMAEAEPATRPTGASVRGGRSIGSGHPAKRAVAESAPVQHADAFEVAAEWSSEAVDRIWLRGTVVLTSAIGIALIAVAAATYLMAVGHDGPSWISYGLAGVVTAGMPVIEWLYARQLRRVVAPQSS; the protein is encoded by the coding sequence ATGGTGAGCAGATATTCCGCATACCGGCGTGGGCCGGATGTAATCTCGCCGGACGTCATCGATCGCATCCTGGTTGGGGCATGTGCCGCGGTGTGGCTGGTGTTCACCGGCGTGTCGGTGGCCGCCGCTGTCGCCCTGATGGACCTGGGTAGGGGCTTCCACGAGATGGCCGGAAACCCGCACACCACGTGGGTGCTGTACGCCGTAATTGTGGTCTCCGCACTGGTCATCGTGGGCGCGATACCGGTGCTGTTGCGAGCTCGCCGCATGGCTGAGGCCGAGCCCGCGACGAGGCCGACGGGTGCATCCGTGCGGGGCGGGCGATCGATCGGATCCGGGCATCCGGCGAAACGCGCTGTGGCCGAGTCGGCACCCGTACAGCACGCGGATGCATTCGAGGTGGCCGCCGAGTGGTCCAGTGAGGCGGTGGACCGGATCTGGTTGCGCGGGACAGTCGTGTTGACCAGTGCGATTGGCATTGCGTTGATTGCCGTGGCGGCGGCGACCTACCTCATGGCGGTCGGTCACGACGGGCCATCTTGGATCAGCTACGGGTTGGCCGGGGTGGTCACCGCGGGCATGCCGGTGATCGAGTGGCTATACGCTCGGCAGCTGCGCCGGGTGGTGGCGCCCCAGTCCAGTTAG